Genomic segment of Sphingopyxis sp. QXT-31:
ACTTTGGGCAGGCGCAAGGTGACGCGCGGGCCGACGTCGACGCGCGCGGCGCCGGGCTGGACCGACCCCACGGCGAGTCCGCCAAGGTGCAGGCTGCTCCCCGGCGTCCGCGCGACTTCGCGGTCGATCACCACCGCGGCATCGGCAAAGCCGTCGCGGCGCCGCGCACCGACGATGCCCGCCTGCCCATAGGCATCGAGCCGGAAACGCGCGGGCAGCGCGACATCGCCGACCCCGCCAACGACCATCGCCGCGAGCGCGGTGCGCCCCTCGCTGCCCGCCGCCACGCGCTGCTCGACCGCGATATCGACGGGGACGTGCGCGAGCGGGGCGAAGGCGAGCCCCAAGGCCAGTTCGCGCTGCGGAACCTCGGCGAGTGCGAGCGTCACCCGGCCATATGCGCGCAGCCGCCCGCTCTCGCCGAAGCCATAGGCCAGCCGCGCGCTCGCCTGACTGCCGCCGAGCTGGCTTGCGGCCGCGATGCCGCCATCCGGCACGCGGCCCGACCCCGAGCGCAGATAGGCCCAGCTGCCGAGCGACCAGCCCGCGAGCTGGCGCTTCATCCAATAGGGCCGCCCGGCGCCCGGCGGACCGGGATAGGGCAATGTCTCGGTCTTCACCCACGCCGGGCCGGCGACCGCCGCGCGACTTGTGCCGCCCGGCAGCGGCGGCAGCAGCCGCACGAGCATCGCCGAGCGCATGGCGTTGAGGCCGTCGCCCCAAGACGCAGCATCGGCTTGGCTGGGTGCCGCCGGTTGCACGAGCCGCACGATCCCGGCCTGACGCCGCCGACGCTCGGTCGGTCCGGCCGACAAAAACTCGGGCATGGCCCGATCATCGATCCGGGCAATGGGTGCCCAGCGCGGTTCGCCGGGCTCTGACGCAAAGCCCACCGCCGCAGGATGCGGGGGCAGGGGAACTGCGGGGTTCCAGTGCGCCGCCACGCGCGCAATCGTCCAGCAGCCGAACAGCAGCAGCAGGAAGCGCAGCGCGCGCGCGTCATGGCGCGACGCCGGACCGGCCGCCACGCCCGTCATCGCGTGCGCACCGGCGGTGGGGCCGCGATGAGCAACGCGTCGCCTTCGTCGTGGCGCGTCTTGTCCCACACAACGCGGCCCGAACGCAGCATCTTCCAATAATCGGCGACCGCCTTGCGCGCCGCGAACATCGCCACGAGATTGGCGATGAAGGCGCGCGGGATCGAAAGCAGCCCCTGGCGCAGGCCATAGGCGCGCGTCGCAAAATGCCCGCGCATGCCGAGCCGCCACAGTAGCAGCGCTCCCGACAGGCCCATCAGCAGCTGCAGCAGCGGCGAGGGCGGCCGCGCTTGCCAGCCGAGCAGCGCATGACCGGCAAGGCTGAGCGTCCCCGCAACCAGCGCGGCATAGGCGGCGAGGATTACCGCTGCCGCGAGCGGCGCGCGGCGGTCGCGCCACAGCATCCAGCGCGCGACCCAACCGCCTTCCTTTGGCCCGTCCCAGCCGAGATGGTCCCATCCCGCGAGCGCGATCCCCGCGATCCAGCGCGATTTTTGGCGCACCGCCCCCCACAAGGTCGCGGGAAAGGGGCCGCGCGAGACGATCCACTCGCCCTCCTCGTCGATCGCGGCGACGAAGGCCGTGCGCATCCCGTGGGTGCCGATAAGGATCCCCATCTCATAATCCTCGGTCAGGCTGTCGGGACGGAAAGGCGCGCCGCCGCGCCGCAGCGACAGAAAGGTCAGAGCGTTGCGGGTCAGCGCGCAACCGACCCCCGCCGAGGGCAAAGGCGCCCCCAGCCGCCCACGCAGCACCATGTCCTTGCCATGCGCCTCGGCGAATTCGTCGGCATAATGGCCCGCGACCCATTGCCGGTCGATCCCGAGCAGCGGCAGCACCGGGATCTGGACCATCGCGTAATGCACGAGCCCCGCGCGGTAGAGCGCGAGTTCGGCGCGGTGTACGACATCCTCGCAATCGTGGAGCACGACCCCCGCGAAGCGGATGCCCTCGGCGCGTTCGTCTACACCCATCGCGGCCCATAGCCGGTTGAGATTGTCGCCCTTGGTCGTCGGTCCGTCACCGTGACCGATGACCAGGCGCAGCCGCGGGTCGGCGGCGACGAGCGGCGACACCGCGAACAAAGTCAACGCGTCGTTGGGATAACAACCCAGATAGACGCGAAAATCCTCGCCCTGCCACGCCGACAGGGTGCGGGCGATCATCGTCGGCAGGACGTCCGACTCGTCCCAGGCGGGAACGAAGACCGCGAGCGGCCCCTCGACCTGTTCGTCCATGCGCATATCGTGCAGATAGGCCGGCCCGGCGCGGCCCTTGCGCGTCGCGATCCAGAGAATATCGAACAGAAGATCGTCGAAGCCGATCAATAATATGCCGACCGATGCAAAAAGCATCAGCTCGTGACTGGCCAAATCGACCAGAATTTCCAGTCCCGCGCTCGACATTGCCATGTAGCGCTCTGCCCCCGCCGCCGTCATGTCGTCACATGGGTCCAGAATTAGTCCAAAACACTCTGGAAGCAAAGAGAAACTGCACCAATATGGCAGTGACGACGGCCAAAGGGTGACGCACGCGGATTGCCGGGCTAGGAGGCTTAGCTATGGCCCGACGTAACACCGCTCCATCCGCGCTACGCAATTTTCTCGAAAGCGAGAGTGCCGGCGGCATGCTGCTGATCGCAGCGGCCGCGCTCGCAATGATCATCGCCAATTCTGCGCTCGGCGAAAGCTATGCCCACGCCATCCACGCGGTGACCGGGCCGGTGCTCAGCGACAAGCTGGGGCCGATGACCGTGCATCTGTGGATCAACGACGGGCTGATGGCGATTTTCTTCCTGCTCGTGGGGCTCGAGATCAAGCGCGAGTTCGTCGACGGACGGCTCGCGAGCTGGGACCGGCGGCGCCTGCCCTTCATCGCCGCGGCGGCGGGCATGGCGGTGCCGGCAGCGCTTTACATGGTCTTCGCGGG
This window contains:
- a CDS encoding glycosyl transferase family protein, producing MAMSSAGLEILVDLASHELMLFASVGILLIGFDDLLFDILWIATRKGRAGPAYLHDMRMDEQVEGPLAVFVPAWDESDVLPTMIARTLSAWQGEDFRVYLGCYPNDALTLFAVSPLVAADPRLRLVIGHGDGPTTKGDNLNRLWAAMGVDERAEGIRFAGVVLHDCEDVVHRAELALYRAGLVHYAMVQIPVLPLLGIDRQWVAGHYADEFAEAHGKDMVLRGRLGAPLPSAGVGCALTRNALTFLSLRRGGAPFRPDSLTEDYEMGILIGTHGMRTAFVAAIDEEGEWIVSRGPFPATLWGAVRQKSRWIAGIALAGWDHLGWDGPKEGGWVARWMLWRDRRAPLAAAVILAAYAALVAGTLSLAGHALLGWQARPPSPLLQLLMGLSGALLLWRLGMRGHFATRAYGLRQGLLSIPRAFIANLVAMFAARKAVADYWKMLRSGRVVWDKTRHDEGDALLIAAPPPVRTR